The following proteins are encoded in a genomic region of Vigna radiata var. radiata cultivar VC1973A unplaced genomic scaffold, Vradiata_ver6 scaffold_913, whole genome shotgun sequence:
- the LOC106753234 gene encoding proteasome subunit beta type-1-like, producing MFLFTLHRSCVAIAGADYCVIAADTRMSTGYNILTRDYSKISQLAEKXVMASSGFQADVKALQKVLSARHLIYQHQHNKQMSCPAMAQLLSNTLYYKRFFPYYAFNVLGGLDNEGKGCVFTYDAVGSYERVGYSSQGSGSTLIMPFLDNQLKSPSPLLLPVKDAVTPLSESEAVDLVKTVFASATERDIYTGDKVEIVILNASGIRREYMDLRKD from the exons ATGTTTTTATTCACTTTGCATAGATCTTGTGTTGCGATTGCTGGAGCCGATTACTGTGTTATCGCCGCAGACACCAGAATGTCCACCGGTTACAACATCCTCACTCGGGATTACTCCAAAATCTCCCAATT AGCGGAGAAGTNTGTGATGGCTTCTTCTGGTTTTCAAGCTGATGTGAAAGCCTTGCAGAAGGTTTTGTCTGCTAGGCATTTG ATTTATCAGCATCAACATAACAAGCAAATGAGCTGCCCTGCAATGGCTCAGCTTCTTTCAAACACACTTTATTACAAACGCTTCTTTCCCTATTATGCATTCAATGTTTTGGGTGGCCTGGACAATGAAG GAAAGGGATGTGTTTTCACATATGATGCTGTTGGTTCCTATGAGAGGGTTGGATATAGTTCTCAGGGTTCTGGATCCACACTTATCATGCCATTTCTGGATAACCAGCTGAAGTCTCCTAGCCCACTACTGTTACCTGTCAAG gATGCCGTTACTCCACTGTCTGAATCAGAAGCAGTTGATTTGGTTAAAACCGTTTTTGCATCTGCTACTGAGAGAGATATATACACA GGGGACAAGGTTGAAATCGTCATCCTAAATGCCAGTGGTATTCGTCGTGAGTACATGGACTTAAGGAAAGACTAG